Proteins encoded by one window of Nasonia vitripennis strain AsymCx chromosome 5, Nvit_psr_1.1, whole genome shotgun sequence:
- the LOC100122751 gene encoding histone H2B: MAPKASGKAVKKAGKAVKNITKGDKKKHKKRRKESYAIYIYKVLKQVHPDTGVSSKAMSIMNSFVNDIFERIAAEASRLAHYNKRSTITSREIQTAVRLLLPGELAKHAVSEGTKAVTKYTSSK; this comes from the coding sequence ATGGCACCGAAGGCTAGCGGAAAGGCGGTGAAGAAGGCCGGCAAGGCCGTGAAGAACATCACCAAGGGCGACAAGAAGAAGCACAAGAAGCGCAGGAAGGAGAGCTACGCGATCTACATCTACAAGGTGCTGAAGCAGGTCCACCCCGACACCGGCGTGTCGAGCAAGGCCATGAGCATCATGAACAGCTTCGTCAACGACATCTTCGAGCGCATCGCCGCCGAGGCCTCCCGGCTGGCCCACTACAACAAGAGGTCGACCATCACCTCCCGGGAGATCCAGACGGCCGTCAGGCTCCTGCTTCCCGGTGAGCTGGCCAAGCACGCCGTCAGCGAGGGCACCAAGGCCGTCACCAAGTACACCAGCTCCAAGTAA
- the LOC100114644 gene encoding histone H2A-like: protein MSGRGKGGGKVKGKSKTRSNRAGLQFPVGRIHRLLRKGNYAERVGAGAPVYLAAVMEYLAAEVLELAGNAARDNKKTRIIPRHLQLAIRNDEELNKLLSGVTIAQGGVLPNIQAVLLPKKTEKSS, encoded by the coding sequence ATGTCTGGACGCGGCAAAGGCGGTGGCAAGGTCAAGGGCAAGTCAAAGACCCGCTCCAACAGGGCCGGACTCCAGTTCCCCGTGGGCCGCATCCACCGACTGCTGAGGAAGGGCAACTACGCCGAGCGCGTGGGAGCCGGTGCGCCGGTCTACCTGGCCGCCGTGATGGAGTACTTGGCCGCTGAGGTGCTCGAGTTGGCCGGCAACGCCGCCCGCGACAACAAGAAGACGAGGATCATCCCCCGTCACCTCCAGCTGGCCATCCGCAACGACGAGGAGCTGAACAAGCTCCTTTCCGGAGTCACGATCGCCCAGGGTGGTGTGCTGCCCAACATCCAGGCGGTTCTTTTGCCCAAGAAGACTGAGAAGAGCTCATaa
- the LOC100122732 gene encoding histone H2B, whose product MAPKASGKAVKKAGKAVKNITKGDKKKHKKRRKESYAIYIYKVLKQVHPDTGVSSKAMSIMNSFVNDIFERIAAEASRLAHYNKRSTITSREIQTAVRLLLPGELAKHAVSEGTKAVTKYTSSK is encoded by the coding sequence ATGGCACCGAAGGCTAGCGGAAAGGCGGTGAAGAAGGCCGGCAAGGCCGTGAAGAACATCACCAAGGGCGACAAGAAGAAGCACAAGAAGCGCAGGAAGGAGAGCTACGCGATCTACATCTACAAGGTGCTGAAGCAGGTCCACCCTGACACCGGCGTGTCGAGCAAGGCCATGAGCATCATGAACAGCTTCGTCAACGACATCTTCGAGCGCATCGCCGCCGAGGCCTCCCGGCTGGCCCACTACAACAAGAGGTCGACCATCACCTCCCGGGAGATCCAGACGGCCGTCAGGCTCCTGCTCCCCGGTGAACTGGCCAAGCACGCCGTCAGTGAGGGCACCAAGGCCGTCACCAAGTACACCAGCTCCAAATAA
- the LOC100114607 gene encoding histone H4, translated as MTGRGKGGKGLGKGGAKRHRKVLRDNIQGITKPAIRRLARRGGVKRISGLIYEETRGVLKVFLENVIRDAVTYTEHAKRKTVTAMDVVYALKRQGRTLYGFGG; from the coding sequence ATGACTGGACGTGGAAAGGGAGGAAAAGGTCTGGGAAAGGGAGGAGCCAAGCGGCATCGCAAGGTCTTGCGAGACAACATCCAGGGCATCACCAAGCCCGCCATCCGCCGTCTGGCCAGACGTGGTGGTGTCAAGCGTATCTCCGGTCTGATCTACGAGGAGACTCGCGGCGTCCTCAAGGTCTTCCTTGAGAACGTCATCCGCGACGCCGTGACCTACACCGAGCACGCCAAGAGGAAGACCGTCACCGCCATGGACGTCGTCTACGCTCTCAAGAGACAAGGCCGCACCCTTTACGGATTCGGCGGTTAA
- the LOC100114570 gene encoding histone H2A-like, giving the protein MSGRGKGGGKVKGKSKTRSNRAGLQFPVGRIHRLLRKGNYAERVGAGAPVYLAAVMEYLAAEVLELAGNAARDNKKTRIIPRHLQLAIRNDEELNKLLSGVTIAQGGVLPNIQAVLLPKKTEKSS; this is encoded by the coding sequence ATGTCTGGACGCGGCAAAGGCGGTGGCAAGGTCAAGGGCAAGTCAAAGACCCGCTCCAACAGGGCCGGACTCCAGTTCCCCGTGGGCCGCATCCACCGACTGCTGAGGAAGGGCAACTACGCCGAGCGCGTGGGAGCCGGTGCGCCGGTCTACCTGGCCGCCGTGATGGAGTACTTGGCCGCTGAGGTGCTCGAGTTGGCCGGCAACGCCGCCCGCGACAACAAGAAGACGAGGATCATCCCCCGTCACCTCCAGCTGGCCATCCGCAACGACGAGGAGCTGAACAAGCTCCTCTCCGGAGTCACGATCGCCCAGGGTGGTGTGCTGCCCAACATCCAGGCGGTTCTTTTGCCCAAGAAGACAGAGAAGAGCTCATaa
- the LOC100114536 gene encoding histone H3, which translates to MARTKQTARKSTGGKAPRKQLATKAARKSAPATGGVKKPHRYRPGTVALREIRRYQKSTELLIRKLPFQRLVREIAQDFKTDLRFQSSAVMALQEASEAYLVGLFEDTNLCAIHAKRVTIMPKDIQLARRIRGERA; encoded by the coding sequence ATGGCTCGTACCAAGCAGACCGCTCGTAAGTCGACCGGAGGCAAGGCCCCGCGCAAGCAGCTGGCGACCAAGGCCGCTCGCAAGAGCGCCCCGGCCACCGGCGGAGTGAAGAAGCCACATCGCTACAGGCCCGGAACCGTCGCCCTCCGTGAGATCCGTCGCTACCAGAAGAGCACGGAGCTGCTGATCCGCAAGCTGCCCTTCCAGCGCCTGGTGCGTGAGATCGCCCAGGACTTCAAGACCGACCTGCGCTTCCAGAGCTCGGCTGTGATGGCCCTGCAGGAGGCCAGCGAGGCCTACCTCGTCGGTCTCTTCGAGGACACCAACCTCTGCGCCATCCACGCCAAGCGCGTCACCATCATGCCCAAGGACATCCAGCTGGCTAGACGCATCCGTGGAGAGCGTGCTTAA